The proteins below are encoded in one region of Halichoerus grypus chromosome X, mHalGry1.hap1.1, whole genome shotgun sequence:
- the AGTR2 gene encoding type-2 angiotensin II receptor: MKNVTLATISKNITNSLHFGLVNIIGNESTSNCSHKPSDKHLDAIPILYYIIFVIGFLVNTIVVTLFCCQKGPKKVSSIYIFNLAVADLLLLATLPLWATYYSYRYDWLFGPVMCKVFGSFLTLNMFASIFFITCMSVDRYQSVIYPFLSQRRNPWQASYIVPLVWCMACLSSLPTFYFRDVRTIEYLGVNACIMAFPHEKYAQWSAGIALMKNILGFIIPLIFIATCYFGIRKHLLKTNSYGKNRITRDQVLKMAAAVVLAFIICWLPFHVLTFLDALAWMGVIHSCEVIAVIDLALPFAILLGLTNSCINPFLYCFVGNRFQQKLRRVFRVPITWLQGKRESVSCRKNSSLREMETFVS; this comes from the coding sequence ATGAAGAACGTCACCCTGGCCACCATCAGCAAAAACATCACCAACAGCCTTCACTTCGGACTTGTGAACATCATTGGCAATGAGTCGACCTCTAACTGCTCGCATAAGCCGTCAGATAAGCATTTAGATGCAATTCCTATCCTCTACTATATTATTTTTGTGATTGGATTTCTTGTCAATACTATTGTGGTTACGCTGTTCTGTTGTCAAAAGGGTCCTAAAAAGGTTTCCAGCATTTACATCTTCAACCTGGCTGTGGCTGATTTGCTGCTTTTGGCTACTCTTCCTCTCTGGGCAACCTATTATTCTTACAGATATGACTGGCTCTTTGGGCCTGTGATGTGCAAAGTGTTTGGTTCTTTCCTGACCCTGAACATGTTCGCGAGCATATTTTTTATCACCTGCATGAGCGTTGATAGGTACCAGTCTGTTATCTATCCCTTTCTGTCTCAGAGAAGAAATCCCTGGCAAGCGTCTTATATCGTTCCCCTTGTTTGGTGTATGGCTTGTCTGTCCTCGTTGCCAACATTCTATTTCCGAGATGTCCGAACCATTGAGTATTTGGGAGTGAATGCCTGCATTATGGCCTTCCCCCATGAGAAATATGCCCAATGGTCAGCTGGGATTGCCTTAATGAAAAATATCCTTGGTTTTATTATCCCTTTAATATTCATAGCCACATGCtattttggaatcagaaaacaCTTACTGAAGACCAATAGCTACGGGAAGAACAGAATAACTCGCGACCAAGTCCTCAAGATGGCAGCGGCTGTCGTTCTGGCGTTCATCATCTGTTGGCTTCCCTTCCACGTTCTGACCTTCCTGGATGCTCTGGCCTGGATGGGTGTCATTCATAGTTGTGAAGTTATAGCAGTCATTGACCTGGCACTTCCTTTTGCCATCCTCCTGGGATTGACCAACAGCTGCATTAATCCCTTTCTGTATTGTTTTGTTGGTAACCGGTTCCAACAGAAGCTCCGCCGTGTGTTTAGGGTTCCAATTACTTGGCTCCAAGGCAAGCGAGAGAGTGTGTCATGCCGAAAAAACAGTTCCCTTAGAGAGATGGAGACCTTTGTGTCTTAA